A single Lolium perenne isolate Kyuss_39 chromosome 6, Kyuss_2.0, whole genome shotgun sequence DNA region contains:
- the LOC127310736 gene encoding U-box domain-containing protein 26-like — protein MMLIPELFVCPISLDIMSDPVTLSTTARTYDRPNIRRWLAAGHRTCPVTMRRLPKSGSKEVLLVPNRTLKHLIDRWILTGRTLSISDLALPTLKDNLLAGMDDTTVMEETLRIVMLLSPPGFCALLLRLLLRHSRHDDDDDRAPAHALLVELALDCLLASPSAHELAASLQTGDVSSFAVVLRRGSLTVRTGLCRLMHIAADTMAEQQLCIMVLGRSEKVMGALAALVHDGGAASDAALRAMSSLCSSDQAIRETAVAAGAVDALLSYISYGAGHCRKWPPCSALLSRALETLEQVLVSVGSGRQAMYARYGATAVLVKMVFRVPFDQGSGSSDHAIGSLLVACRESAEVRVDAINAGLLTQLLLLLQSQRASPRAKANALALLKLLRTIWARH, from the coding sequence ATGATGTTGATACCAGAGTTGTTCGTTTGCCCAATCAGCCTGGACATCATGTCAGATCCCGTCACCCTCTCTACCACCGCCCGGACCTACGACCGGCCCAACATCCGCCGCTGGCTCGCCGCCGGCCACCGCACATGCCCCGTCACCATGCGCCGTCTGCCCAAGTCGGGGTCGAAGGAGGTCTTGCTGGTGCCGAACCGCACGCTGAAGCACCTCATCGACCGCTGGATCCTCACTGGCCGCACCCTCTCCATCTCCGACCTCGCGCTGCCCACGCTCAAAGACAACCTTCTCGCTGGCATGGACGACACCACGGTCATGGAGGAGACTCTGAGGATCGTGATGTTGCTGTCCCCACCGGGCTTCTGCGCCTTGCTCCTACGCCTCCTCCTCCGGCACAGCaggcatgatgatgatgatgaccgtgCTCCTGCACATGCACTGCTCGTCGAGCTGGCACTCGACTGCCTTCTCGCCTCGCCGTCCGCGCACGAGCTCGCCGCCTCCCTGCAGACGGGCGACGTCTCCTCCTTTGCCGTCGTCCTCCGTCGGGGGAGCCTCACGGTCAGGACAGGCTTGTGCCGCCTCATGCACATCGCTGCCGACACCATGGCAGAACAGCAGCTGTGCATCATGGTCCTGGGTCGTTCAGAAAAAGTCATGGGAGCACTGGCCGCTCTCGTGCACGACGGCGGCGCCGCGTCCGACGCCGCTCTGAGGGCGATGTCGAGCCTCTGCTCGTCGGACCAGGCCATCCGGGAGACGGCGGTGGCAGCGGGCGCCGTCGATGCCCTCCTCTCCTACATCTCCTACGGCGCCGGGCACTGCAGAAAGTGGCCGCCATGTTCTGCGCTCTTGAGCCGGGCCCTGGAGACGCTGGAGCAGGTGCTCGTCAGcgtcggctccggcaggcaggccATGTACGCCCGGTACGGCGCCACGGCCGTCCTGGTGAAGATGGTGTTCCGGGTGCCCTTCGACCAGGGAAGCGGCAGCAGCGACCACGCCATCGGGTCGCTGCTGGTGGCGTGCCGCGAGTCGGCGGAGGTGCGGGTGGATGCCATCAACGCCGGCCTGCTCAcgcagctgctgctgttgctgcagaGCCAGCGCGCCAGCCCTAGGGCCAAGGCCAACGCCTTGGCTCTGCTCAAGCTGCTCAGGACAATCTGGGCTCGTCACTAG
- the LOC127310266 gene encoding uncharacterized protein yields MEVKMRAAAIAVLCMFLMLSGQQQEVAAMSKYCECYHGCYTGCRQHMPPWACMVLCVVDCRPNQPGDGDGYSSSSVTSCRKACSLFSSRFSICGSSAALPDSTDAASCVQNCNEKLSLN; encoded by the exons ATGGAGGtgaagatgagggcagctgccatTGCTGTCCTCTGCATGTTTCTGATGCTGTCCGGGCAGCAGCAGGAGGTGGCTGCCATGTCCAAGTACTGCGAGTGCTACCATGGGTGCTACACGGGGTGCAGGCAGCATATGCCGCCTTGGGCATGTATGGTATTGTGCGTCGTCGACTGCAGGCCCAACCAGCCCGGCGATGGTGACGGCTACAGCAGCAGCAGCGTCACCTCATGCAGGAAGGCCTGCAGCCTTTTTTCCAGCCGTTTCTCCATCTGCGGCTCGTCAGCGGCACTGCCCG ATTCAACTGATGCCGCGTCATGTGTGCAAAACTGCAATGAGAAGCTGAGCCTGAACTGA
- the LOC127308764 gene encoding DEAD-box ATP-dependent RNA helicase 35A — protein MAPAAAAVADDEDDYEEYIPVSKRRATDAVRFRLAAPLPPPPPLSTGDKTSLLVTHAQSKHSAPELTATERLIQQEKELLEDLSSTAKPLVPVGQAARGITYTSPLRTGWKPPLRLRRMPRAEADELRRRWHILVEGDDGLVPPPARDFRRDLRLPDPVLRVLRDKGIVRPTPIQVQGLPVALSGRDMIGIAFTGSGKTLVFVLPLVMLALQEETLMPVVPGEGPFGMVICPSRELAKQTYDVIETFLAPLRQAGFPEIRPMLCIGGVDMRTQLDVLNKGVHIVVATPGRLKDLLAKKKMNLDNCRYLTLDEADRLVDLGFEDDIREVIDHLKSQRQTLLFSATMPEKIQNFAKSALVKPVTVNVGRAGAANLDVIQEVEYVKEEARIIYLLECLQKTPPPVLIFCENKTDVDYIHEYLLLKGVEAVAIHGGKDQEERQNAIEFFKSGKKDVLVGTDVASKGLDFPDIQHVINYDMPAEIENYVHRIGRTGRCGKTGVATTFINRNQTETTLLDLKHLLKEAKQRIPPVLAELVDPLADAEAIAQESGVKGCQTCGGLGHRIADCPKRERQNSMAMAASRRDQYGGGGYRGEM, from the exons ATGGCCCCCGCCGCTGCCGCTGtcgccgacgacgaggacgacTACGAGGAGTACATCCCCGTCTCCAAGCGCAGGGCCACGGATGCCGTTCGTTTCCGCCTCGCCGCGCCCCTCCCGCCGCCTCCACCCCTATCGACCGGCGACAAGACCAGCCTCCTCGTCACGCACGCGCAGAGCAAGCACTCCGCCCCGGAGCTCACCGCCACGGAGCGGCTCATCCAACAGGAGAAGGAGCTGCTCGAGGACCTCTCCTCCACCGCTAAGCCGCTGGTGCCCGTGGGGCAGGCCGCCAGGGGCATCACCTACACCTCACCGCTCCGCACGGGCTGGAAGCCGCCGCTGCGGCTCCGCCGCATGCCGCGCGCCGAGGCCGACGAGCTCCGCCGCAGGTGGCACATCCTCGTCGAGGGCGACGACGGTCTCGTGCCGCCGCCCGCCCGCGACTTCCGCCGCGACCTCAGGCTCCCGGACCCCGTCCTGCGCGTGCTCCGCGACAAGGGCATCGTGCGGCCCACGCCCATCCAGGTGCAGGGCCTCCCCGTCGCGCTCTCCGGCCGCGACATGATCGGCATCGCCTTCACCGGCTCCGGGAAGACGCTCGTATTCGTGCTGCCGCTCGTCATGCTCGCGCTGCAGGAGGAGACGCTCATGCCCGTTGTGCCCGGGGAGGGCCCGTTCGGGATGGTCATCTGCCCGTCCAGGGAGCTCGCCAAGCAGACGTACGATGTCATCGAGACGTTCCTCGCTCCCCTCAGGCAGGCTGGCTTCCCGGAGATTCGGCCGATGCTTTGCATTGGGGGTGTTGACATGAGGACGCAGCTCGATGTGCTCAACAAGGGCGTGCATATCGTGGTTGCCACGCCTGGACGCCTCAAGGATCTTCTTGCAAAAAAGAAGATGAACCTCGACAATTGCAG GTATTTAACATTAGATGAAGCTGACAGGCTTGTTGATCTGGGATTTGAGGATGACATTCGGGAGGTTATTGACCATTTGAAGTCCCAAAGGCAGACTCTTCTTTTCTCTGCCACTATGCCCGAGAAGATTCAGAATTTTGCAAAGAGTGCCCTTGTGAAGCCGGTTACTGTCAATGTTGGAAGAGCTGGAGCAGCAAATCTCGATGTCATCCAAGAAGTTGAGTACGTCAAGGAAGAAGCCAGAATTATATACCTCCTCGAATGCCTCCAGAAGACTCCACCTCCTGTTCTTATATTTTGTGAAAACAAAACTGATGTCGACTACATCCATGAGTATCTTCTTCTGAAGGGTGTGGAAGCTGTTGCGATCCACGGGGGAAAAGATCAGGAGGAAAGACAGAATGCTATTGAGTTCTTTAAGAGTGGAAAGAAGGATGTCTTGGTAGGTACTGATGTCGCCTCAAAGGGTCTCGATTTCCCTGATATTCAGCATGTGATCAACTACGACATGCCTGCCGAGATTGAGAACTATGTCCACAGGATCGGTCGAACGGGTCGATGTGGAAAAACTGGAGTAGCGACAACATTCATCAACAGGAACCAGACAGAGACCACGCTTCTTGACCTCAAGCACTTGCTCAAGGAAGCGAAGCAGAGAATACCACCAGTGCTTGCTGAGCTCGTCGACCCGCTGGCGGATGCTGAGGCTATTGCCCAGGAGAGTGGCGTTAAGGGATGTCAAACCTGTGGTGGCCTTGGGCATCGTATCGCCGATTGTCCAAAGCGGGAGCGGCAGAACTCCATGGCCATGGCTGCCTCCAGAAGAGATCAGTATGGTGGTGGAGGTTACCGAGGAGAAATGTGA